Proteins encoded within one genomic window of Hahella chejuensis KCTC 2396:
- a CDS encoding GFA family protein, with amino-acid sequence MNYKGSCHCGKIAFEVEGELTEVLACNCSICSRKGSLLWFVPRAQLTLTSGENAMSTYTFNTHVIQHRFCPTCGIHPFGEGTDPSGAKMAAINARCLEGVDLDALKVNHYDGRSK; translated from the coding sequence ATGAACTACAAAGGCAGTTGTCACTGCGGCAAAATCGCATTTGAAGTGGAAGGCGAACTGACGGAAGTTTTAGCGTGTAATTGTTCCATTTGTTCCCGTAAGGGGTCATTGCTGTGGTTCGTGCCGCGGGCGCAGTTGACGCTGACGTCCGGGGAAAACGCCATGAGCACCTATACCTTCAACACCCACGTTATCCAGCATCGATTTTGCCCCACCTGCGGCATTCATCCTTTCGGGGAGGGAACCGACCCCTCCGGCGCCAAGATGGCGGCGATCAACGCCCGCTGTCTGGAAGGGGTGGATCTGGACGCGTTGAAAGTGAATCACTACGACGGGCGCTCGAAATAA